In the genome of Brachypodium distachyon strain Bd21 chromosome 3, Brachypodium_distachyon_v3.0, whole genome shotgun sequence, the window TAAAAGACAGATCGGTTGAACAAAAGCTGGAGCCCTCAGAGGGAGGCCTGTGGATGATCTGGTGAATGCAGCGGCTGTTTTATGAATGGATAGGTTTGCATGGACaggcatctctctctcttctctctttgatctgtgtctgtgtgtgtgagagagggagagagtgGAAACAAAGAACTATTAAAGACATGAGCAGGCAATGAGACACTTCCTGCGCCTTGAGGGCCCATGCAAGCATGGTTTTTGGATTTACTGGCAGCAGCAAATGGGATACTTGTTTTGCCCTTAATCATAGGACTAGTAACATCCTACCGGCTAAACCACCAATCAATATTAACTATATCAGGGGTCCTACTAGGGGATCAAGAGTGAGTTAGAGCAGTAGCAGTACCTTGAGATATGTGATGTGATATCAAATCCCAACAGCGTTAAGTAAATAATTTCGGACAAGACGCAGAAAGCTCCATGTCTCGTTGTGCTGATAGAAAGCAAGTGCTGAACAGCAACATGTATCTCCTGCACCTACATTAACCAAGTGTTTGATTTACAGGTTAGACCCAAAGCAGTACGGGTAGTACTTACCATGGAACAGAGTAAACTACACTTAGATATGACCAAGTTTTCGCATGATCCAAAACAGGATAACAGATCGCTAGGCATCTACCAGCTAGCTTCCTGGCCATTATTTCAACCAGGCTTTTCATCACCCGGAGAGGGCAAGAAACGCCATGACATGACACATGCCTAGCtacttagctagctagtatcTCTAACACTAACACTAGCTAGCTCACCGTATTAGCTAGTCTCTCACACAGTCACACTCACGTACACGAGCTAGcgcagccagccagccatcGACCGGCCGGCCAACCTCTCTTATTGCCATGAgtaagagagagaggaagcaGAAACAGCTTAAACCTGAAAGCGACCCCTCTTCCAGCATGACAAGCCCACACACTTCCACGGGCGCGCGTCCAAAATCTGGGCAACTTGTTCCTCCCCCGCTCTCGTGATCCCCATTGGGGACAAATCGCAGCGGGGGGCGCTCCAGGACAAGCGACTAATGGCGCGGGTTTCGGCCAAGGAGGGGGGGCAGGGGCAGCAGGGCAGGCCGCGCCCACTGCATCCCTGCGCctctgtacgtacgtacgtgcaccACCATCCTCAGATCACGGCGAGCGATACATGGTATACCTACAAAAAGGGAGAGGCGCATGTCAGACAACGGAAAGAAGAGCCGTTTGTGGAGAGATCGTTGATCCGATCAACTTGCGATCCAACAATGCAGGGAGAAATCAGGTAGAAATCAGAGATCTTCAAGCTAGCTAGAAATGGGTAGGCATTTTTCTGGTGGGTGCATCGAGATTGGCGGAGGTACCTCTGAGCTAGCTGTGGAAGAAGCAGGGGAGGCGGGGCTGGTGAGCGCGCCAAATTGGAGCTGGAACCGCGGGTAGATATTTTGGAGAAGCAGCTATGGTTAAACTTCTTAATGAGCAGATCTCGTCCAGACCCCCACACTGACCTTTTTGCCTTGGTTTGCGCACTGTCAGGCATGGTTCAGCAATGAATCGTCAAAACTTCAGCCAGGATGCAGGGGCTGTCTTTGGAACATGGGATCCAGAGCCTTCCAGGGTCGATGCAGATGAATGAGTTAGCAAACTGCAAGAGGAGCGCAAGCGCAAATAGTATGATTTAGTGCAGATATTTCAGATGGACAAGGAAGCACATTAGCTATAGTTAAGCATCTTAATTGACTGTTTGTACACTGTTCAGATCAGAAAGTGACCAAATCATCCTCAACTTCAAGACATAACACTGTCCTTGTTTCATCATTCATTAATGAGCAGCTTGGACATGCATGGTTTACCGTCTGACCTAGACAAATAGAAGGAGATTGCATGATActaaatttaattaattaatatctCAGCTTAACTAAAGTTTGTTTATGTGTAAAACTCCAACTGCAGTTTCAGTATATGTAAATTTCAGACAGGTTTAGACAGCATATTTATCCATGGCAAACTTGAGCAACTAGAGTAGTTTTAAATGTTCGGGTTCAACTAATAAATATATTAGAAATGACTGCTCGTCCAAGAAATTTAACTTGACACGGAAGATGCTTTTGTCTTGCTTCAGATGTCCAACAGAAATATCAGAAAAGTATGTTGCACGATAAGAACTGACATCAACCATGTAAACCAAATGACATCTTTTTGCTATATATGACACTTGAGATAGATTGTATATATATTCACAGCAAGCAGATGAAAACTTCCAACTGCACTATCAAACTTCTCATTTGTGTAGCTGGATAATGTTCACCTCAATAGAAAGCTATCCCCAGGTTGTATGATCGTTAAGATGTATACGTATATGGTTTTTGAATCACTCCTGGAGAGAGAGTTTGTATGTGTATATGTGTGAGTAAGTCATTCACTGTCACAAGATGTAAGGTGCCCGGCTCAATGATAGACCTGCGCCCAACAAAAATGTAGCTTTCAGAATGCTCTGCAAATCCAACGGGATCATGGCTTTGTGCAAAATGACACTGCGCTCCATGCCTACGTGGACCCTCGAGTGTGTTGGATCATGTGCACACAAAAGCGAGAAGGTATATATTTGTAATTAGTGTAATGATCAGTTCCATGATTAAAGAATAAATAAAGCAGGACTGTAGGTAATAAGTAGGCAGAAGAATATCTACAGTAATTGCATAAGCATGGGCTGATTGCTGATGGTCGAACACTAAAAAGTCTTTGGCTATTAGAGTTTCAGGAATAAAATCAGAAGATGTACTATTGCCAAACATGAACTCATTCTTAAACATTCTAGCAACAAACTAATACTATCAACTAGTTGATGACCATTCTGGAAGAAAGCACTTAcaaaaaatgtgaaaattttattgcaaagaTGGTCACTGGTCAGCTCCAGAGTACCGTTCCGTTTCCCATGCTTGCATTTTTTATCTTAATTTAGGAAAAAGATAGGCCAAGATCTTTGAGAAAAGTACATCTGGAATCTCTTGTTGTAAAACAGCGCATAAAAACATAACTTAAATAATAAAAAGTAGCACCCAAGATTTAATCATATTTAATTGTCAAATTAATAATGTATTAATTCGATAACATCACAGGATTATGATGTGCTCACCAAATAACCGAATACGTGGCTGTGTGTGGCACACGCCCACAACAACCGGTTGCTATTAGAGAAACAATAAAAggacagaagaagaaacagagggTACGCTAACAGTGAGGAAGTGGATAAGGTAACCTAGGGGTGGGATGAAGGATTGATCCACAGCCACTTATTTTCAGGCTAAATGCCATGAAACAAGATTTTGAGATTATGTTAGTCATGAACGGCAGATCAGATCATGTCAGAAACTAATAAGGTAAAAAAGAAGCTTTGGTGATGGGTTGACAAATCAAGCATAAAACCTATTTGTCTTctttatattattttacatgcatctagctTCCAGTGCTCAGTGAGCTACGAAAGAGAATACACGATTTTAGGACAGTAGTGGGCTTAAGACAATAAACATGCACTCGCGCCTCTTGATTTTGGTTCTTCATGAGTTCCCTGACCATAATCAGATGCCTCACCATTGAAGCTTTCACTTCAGTAGTACTGGAAACTTTTAAGTTGCGAATGAGAAGCGTTACAGAATAGCCGAGACAAAAAGATAGACTGGCAGTCTCCACGTAATAGAAGGATTATATCCCGACTTTGAAATGAAAAGATTGTTGATATCCCATATCAGTTTAGTTTTCATCAGCCTTTTATAATAATACATAaagtcaaagaaaaaaaatgcaaaaaatcaGAATATTATTTCTATCTCAATCAAATTTTGCAAGGAAATCCTAGAGATATGAAGAATTTTAATACTTTAAAATTATAACAAGCAGAACCGAAGTaagcaagtactccctccgatccataaaaagtgtctcccattttgtactaagtgggcgacactttttatggatcggagggagtacacaaGAAAGACTGAACCACTGCATTTGTGCTGGATGGAAAACTAGAAGGTCCAGTTTGATGTAAAGAAACAATGCACTGACAAGTCAAGAGTCAAGACAAAGGACCAACTAATGGATGAGATGAGGAGAATCGTCAGGATTCTGGTCTCCTAACATTTGATAATAACAGACAATGGAATATctccagttgccggtaccATGCAAATCGTATATCGCTCCTCTTTtgtaccttttcttttgttaaaaGCAGATTTGGCCCCTACTACTCTACTAGACGTCAAAAGCTCAGGTCATTGTTTCTTTCCCCCCAAACTGAAAACTATCTAATTTGCGTATCCATTTTTTATTCACCCGGATTTAAGGACAGAATGATAGTGAACAGAGAAAGCAGAAAAGGATTACTCCGGCTGTTTTATTTTAACTATTCCAACTGGTCACTAACTTCATTGctgttttatttattcaatAACCTATTTATTGAATAAATGAAACACAACACAACAGCTCAGAACCAGTGAAATTGTGGAAAGCATCCTAAGTTCCAAGGAAAATTCTATATCACCAATAGCAACGGTTGTTCTTAACCATTGCCACGTCCACACGAGAAACCATGGCCGAGCAAACACCGGATTACTACGTGCGCAACCTCCAAACTCGCAGTGGATCCTTTCAAGAATCTACGGAATCTCAAAACTCTGTGCGGGCATTTCGCCGAACACGTGGTGAACGACAGGGAGCTCTCTTCGCTCATCGATCGGGCCACACTAGCCACTCGCAGGTTGCGGAAGGGGCGGAGCGAAAGtaagaggcggcggcggcggcggctgctcaCCTCAGTATGCCTCCGGCGGCCGAGACTCGACTTCATATGCCGGCGGGCGACAACAAGATGCTGCGACGCCGTAACGTCGTGCGCGCGACCGGCGCCTGGCGGAGAAGACCGCCGACGCGACGGGGTAACAGAACGAACCGGAATTTTTTACTCTGGTTTGcgtattttcaatttttctcaCGGTGGGCCTGCTAGGTTATTAATCAAGCCCATGAAATGGCCCAGCCAGACAAAGACACGAATAATCCTTTGTTCCGTTAACTCTTCCACATCCAGCCCATGAGCCGATGAAGCCCACTTTACTTCGCCTCATCTAAAGCCCAACGTAAGAGCTACGAAATGGTCGCTCCACGTTTCCGCTGAAACCAATCACGACCGTTCAATCTGCGGCTGGCTTTACCATCCGACGACTGCCACCGCGAGCGTGCAGCCCAGGCTTGACCGCCACGGCTTCGCCTCCATACAAGTAGTAGGTGGGGCCCGATCGAAGCCCATCTGCTCTCCCAGCTGCTTCCGCTAGGGTTTTGGCTTCCCCTCTCCTGCGCTGCTCGCGCGATCTCGAACTGTAAGATTCCGCAATCTCGCTAGGCTAATGTTTGCACTATCATCTTGCGATGTCTTCGTGTGTCTGTTCGTGTCGGATCTCACTGTTTGTTTGTCGATTGATTTCCTGCAGATCTGAGATCGAGCGAGTGAAGCTTGTGGCGGGCCGTGAAGATGGCGCTTGTGAGTTTCTTTGTTCGACTCTGTCCGATTTACAATTTCGCAGTTTAGGTTTTTCATCCTCCTGGATTAGATTCGTTTTGCCCTGGACGCGGGCGCAAAATTCGGTGTATAAATGTATAATTGAGATGGTTTGTgtggtttgaacttgaaatgGCGATCGTAGTGGTTTCGTCTTTAGTGTTTTAGAGTCTATTTTTAGGCATCTTTGGATTGTTGGGTGCAGCTAGTAGATTTGTTTTTGCCACCCATCATGATCGGCACCAAATTATTCCTTTGGGTATTATATTTGCTCTGAAGGATTGATGAGGGCATGTTTCTTTCTGCTGCAATGCTTACTGATGCATTCCTTTCCATGGTTCCACTCGTTTAGTAGGGAGCGACTGGTTGTTTAATTGTTGGACACAATTATCTCTTTTAGTGGTCCATGTTTATACGTTTTTTGTGGATCGTGAGAAGCTTTTAGGTATCTAGTGAGTGAAAGACTGGGTGTGGTTAGGCTGTAGTTTGCATTGTTGTGTTTAAATTGCATGCTATATTGGTGTGCATTTCCCCTTATAATTCATTACCTGATTAGTTTGCCTGAACCATTTATTCTGTAGCACATCAATGCACTGACTAAAGTTGCTCACAATTACTATGGGTTGGTAGTTTGATACGTATATTTTTAAACAATTAAAATGCTCACAATTATTATGTTTATGTTGTTTGATTCTGTAACCCTTTTCTGTTGGCATGTGCATTCCTCTGTCATGGTTTTTACATTTTCATGCAATTTTTATGTTGGGGAGAAAATTGCATCTATGTCACTGCATGTGTCCCTCAATTGTATTGCAAACATGCTGTTACTATGATATAGCCTTTCCATGGTCAGCCATGTAATATGCCTCTCGCATATGTGTAGGTGTTGTATGCTGGCGGTGGCAACAAGAATGCATTTAAGGCACTCATTGCGGCTGAATACAGTGGCGTGAAGATTGAATTGGTGAAAGACTTTCAGATGGGTGTCTCCAACAAGTCTGCTGAGTTTCTCAAGATGAATCCTATTGGAAAGGTATGCGCAGAATTGTCTTCAGAAGCATGATACAGTTGTGCAAAATTAAGAAGCTTGATACAAGTGTACAAAATATAATTGTGGGTACTTCTTTGCAGGTTCCTGTCCTAGAGACTCCTGAAGGACCTGTTTTTGAGAGCAATGCCATCGCACGATATGGTAAGTAAAAGATAGAACTACGTGATGTTGCTTTGATCTTTCTTGGACTTTTATCTGATTCAGTACTTTTAACTCTGCCATCTTCTTAAAGTTGCTCGTGTGAAGGCTGACAACCCGCTTTACGGATCTTCATTAATGGAATATGTGAGTGTTATTTGGTATTCATTCTTCATAATTCCGTGTGAACATAAATCTGTACTTATTATTAGGATTTTCGTTCCCTTTCAGGCACACATTGAGCAATGGATTGACTTTTCTGCGACAGAGGTTGATGTTAACATTGGAAAATGGCTGTACCCGCGGCTAGGATTCTATCATTATGTCGCTGTGGTAAGTGTGCTGCGTAGTGATCATGTATCATGTGTTCTTTGCATTGAAAAATCGTCTAATCTTCTTTGTGGCCCATCAGAGTGAGGAAGCATCAATTGCTGCTCTGAAGAGAGCATTGGGTGCCCTCAATACACACCTTGCTTCAAGCACGTACCTTGTGGGGCATTCTGTTACTCTTGCTGATATTGTGATGGCATGCAATCTTTACATTGGCTTTGCACGAATCATGACCAAGAGTTTTACTGCTGAGTTCCCACACGTGGAGAGGTACTTTTGGACCATGGTGAATCAGCCAAACATCAGGAAGGTCATGGGTGATGTGAAGCAGGCAGAGTCTGTCCCACCGGTTCAAAAGAGGACTGCAGCACCGAAGGAGCAAAAGCCAAAGGAAGCCAAGAAGGAAGCAAAGGAGGCTCCCAAGCCAAAGTCAGTTGAGAAACcagatgaggaagaggaggcaccAAAACCGAAGCCAAAGAATCCTCTTGATTTGCTTCCTCCGAGCAAGATGATCCTGGATGACTGGAAGAAGTTATACTCAAACACGAAAACCAACTTCCGGGAGGTTGCTATTAAAGGTAGGTTCATTTCTGGAATCTGGTTAATATTCTACCACATTAATTGAAGTTGATTACATTAGGGCGGTGATTTTAGCATTCAATCAATCTGTAGCTTAAGTAAAGGGAATTCACCCAGTCTTCAGAAAATACCATAATATGTGTCAGCTTGTTTGTAGTTCTTgattatgcattttttttctcttataGGACCAAATATTCCATAAGTTATAACATGTGCTGTATGAAATATGAATTGAGCTGAACTCGATCTTCTTCTGTGCTGTAGGTTTCTGGGATATGTATGACCCAGAGGGCTACTCCCTGTGGTTCTGTGACTACAAGTACGATGAGGAGAACACAGTGTCCTATGTGACCCTGAACAAGGTGGGTGGATTCCTGCAGCGAATGGACCTGTGCCGCAAATATGCCTTTGGAAAGATGTTGGTGATAGGTTCTGAGGCACCTTTCAAAGTGAAGGGGCTTTGGCTCTTCCGTGGCACTGAGATCCCCAAGTTTGTTTTGGAGGAGGTATATGACATGGAGCTCTATGAGTGGACCAAGGTTGATATCTCTGATGAGGCACAGAAGGAGCGTGCAAGCGCCATGATTGAGGATCTGGAGCCATTTGATGGTGAGGCATTGCTGGATGCGAAATGCTTCAAATGAGCTGTTCTCCTTACAGAAGTGAACTAGTGAAGTAGAGTGTTTCAATCAAACAACAGTTGTGAAACAGTGTGAACGAGCGGTTTAGGTTTTGGTCCTGAAGTTCTTAAGTAGCTATTGATTCTGGACAAAGAAATCTGCAGGATTAGTTGATATTACCTTTACCTGATTATAGTGGTTATCTCTTTGCGCTATGTTCTGAGTTTTGGTTGCATGTTGATTGGAAATTTGAGTTGTGCGCATCGAAGAAATGGCAATCCATAGTGAAACTCCTTAAATGTGCATAGGGAAGCAAATTCTGCTGAGGTTGGCGTATCTGGTTTCCTTAAGACGAGGCTTTGGCATGAAATCTATTTCAATAAATTCACCatcaaaagttcttgctaataaTTTTGGTTTCCTATCATATAAATTGCATATTAATAAATttattattggtcaaagtcttgtcttgtGTTGATGAAACCAAATTTGCCAACATTTGTGAAATGAGTATAATTTTGATTCGTGGTCTCGTGTAGATATGATGAACACTCGTTCATAATAAATTGGTGAAAAACTGTGTTGGCGTATAATCTGCAACTGTCAGCTGGCTATGTGTTTCTATTACAATGGATTGGATTGGCAGCTGGTCATGAATGCTACCGATCGAAATTCATGCGAATCGCTGGCAGATTTGCATGAACATAATTGAGTTGCGGACCTAAAGGTGTAGCAGGAGAAACTTCTGAACAAAATACATGAATCGGTTTCGTCGATGCTCGTGCTTAAGGAATATGACTACAAagtcacacacacacgcacacacgcacacgcacGCGCACGCGCACACGCACACGACAAGTAACTCTACTGATAACCCCAAAATGTGATAGCACTGGCAAAAGAGCATGGATTTTATCCTCAAGAAAAAGCCAAAAGCGTTAAGATGCATGTTCATAGAGACGCCAAGCGAAGCCTGTATAGTATACAAGAATTGGGCCGCAACGTTTTGCAGACGCCAGAAACTTTTGATTAGCACTGGTAAAAGAGGGTGGATTTTATCCTCAAGAAAAAGCCAAAATCGTTAAGATGCATGTTCACAGAGATGCCAAGCAAAGCCTGTATAGAATACAAGAATTGGGCCGCAACTTTTTGCAGACGCCAGaaacttttcattttctttcctttttcagttttcaacCGACAAAATCAACATCCTATCTTTTTGTGGTAAATTCTGATTCTCAGAATC includes:
- the LOC100841544 gene encoding elongation factor 1-gamma 2 encodes the protein MALVLYAGGGNKNAFKALIAAEYSGVKIELVKDFQMGVSNKSAEFLKMNPIGKVPVLETPEGPVFESNAIARYVARVKADNPLYGSSLMEYAHIEQWIDFSATEVDVNIGKWLYPRLGFYHYVAVSEEASIAALKRALGALNTHLASSTYLVGHSVTLADIVMACNLYIGFARIMTKSFTAEFPHVERYFWTMVNQPNIRKVMGDVKQAESVPPVQKRTAAPKEQKPKEAKKEAKEAPKPKSVEKPDEEEEAPKPKPKNPLDLLPPSKMILDDWKKLYSNTKTNFREVAIKGFWDMYDPEGYSLWFCDYKYDEENTVSYVTLNKVGGFLQRMDLCRKYAFGKMLVIGSEAPFKVKGLWLFRGTEIPKFVLEEVYDMELYEWTKVDISDEAQKERASAMIEDLEPFDGEALLDAKCFK